From the genome of Streptomyces sp. V1I1, one region includes:
- a CDS encoding ABC transporter ATP-binding protein, whose product MLIRLLRTYLSPYQKPIALLVALQLLQTSATLYLPTLNADIIDDGVVKGDTGYILRVGAVMIAVSVVQVICNIGAVFYGARTASALGRDVRAAVFDRVQSFSAREVGHFGSPSLITRTTNDVQQVQMLVLMAFTLMVSAPIMCVGGIIMALGQDVPLSAVLLAVVPLLGIAVSLIVKKMRPLFRTMQERLDTVNRVLREQITGNRVIRAFVRDEYEKERFRGANTELTDVSLSTGRLMALMFPTVMTVVNVSSIAVIWFGAHRVDSGAIQIGALTAFLAYLMQIVMAVMMATFMFMQVPRAEVCAERIEEVLATDSSVVPPSAPVRQLRSHGHLEVRDVEFRYPGAEESVLRSVDLVARPGETTAIIGSTGSGKSTLLGLVPRLFDVTGGEVLVDGVDVRELDPALMARTVGLVPQKPYLFSGTVATNLRYGKPGASDDELWQALEVAQADDFVRNLESGLNAPIAQGGTNVSGGQRQRLAIARTLVQRPEIYLFDDSFSALDYATDAALRGALARETAEATVVIVAQRVSTIRDADRIVVLDEGQVVGTGSHHELMESNETYREIVLSQLTEAEAA is encoded by the coding sequence GTGCTGATACGACTTCTACGGACGTATCTCAGTCCGTACCAGAAACCCATCGCCCTACTGGTGGCCCTCCAACTGCTGCAGACCAGCGCCACCCTCTATCTGCCCACCCTCAACGCGGACATCATCGACGACGGTGTCGTGAAGGGGGACACGGGCTACATCCTCCGGGTCGGCGCGGTCATGATCGCCGTGAGCGTCGTCCAGGTGATCTGCAACATCGGAGCGGTCTTCTACGGCGCGCGAACCGCCTCCGCGCTCGGGCGTGATGTCCGGGCCGCCGTCTTCGACCGGGTGCAGAGCTTCTCCGCACGCGAGGTCGGGCACTTCGGGTCGCCTTCGCTGATCACCCGTACGACCAATGACGTCCAGCAGGTGCAGATGCTGGTCCTGATGGCGTTCACGCTGATGGTGTCGGCGCCGATCATGTGCGTCGGCGGCATCATCATGGCGCTCGGCCAGGATGTGCCGCTGTCGGCCGTGCTGCTCGCGGTGGTGCCGTTGCTCGGCATCGCGGTGTCGCTGATAGTCAAGAAGATGCGGCCGCTGTTCCGGACGATGCAGGAGCGTCTGGACACCGTGAACCGGGTGCTGCGGGAGCAGATCACGGGCAACCGCGTCATCCGCGCCTTCGTACGCGACGAGTACGAGAAGGAGCGGTTCCGCGGGGCCAACACCGAGTTGACCGATGTGTCCCTGTCCACCGGCCGACTGATGGCGCTGATGTTCCCGACCGTCATGACGGTGGTGAATGTGTCGTCCATCGCCGTCATCTGGTTCGGCGCACACCGCGTCGACAGCGGTGCGATCCAGATCGGCGCGCTGACCGCGTTCCTCGCGTATCTGATGCAGATCGTGATGGCTGTGATGATGGCCACCTTCATGTTCATGCAGGTGCCGCGCGCCGAGGTCTGTGCCGAGCGGATCGAGGAGGTGCTGGCGACGGATTCGAGCGTGGTGCCGCCGTCCGCGCCCGTACGGCAGCTGCGCAGCCACGGGCATCTGGAGGTGCGGGACGTGGAGTTCCGCTACCCGGGGGCCGAGGAGTCGGTGCTGCGCAGCGTCGATCTGGTGGCGCGGCCCGGCGAGACCACCGCGATCATCGGGTCGACGGGCAGCGGGAAGTCGACGCTGCTGGGGCTCGTACCGCGGCTGTTCGATGTGACGGGCGGCGAGGTGCTCGTCGACGGGGTGGATGTGCGTGAGCTCGATCCGGCGCTGATGGCGAGGACGGTGGGGCTCGTACCGCAGAAGCCGTATCTCTTCTCCGGGACGGTGGCCACGAATCTTCGGTACGGAAAGCCCGGCGCGAGCGACGACGAGCTGTGGCAGGCGCTGGAAGTCGCGCAGGCCGACGACTTCGTACGGAATCTTGAAAGCGGGCTGAACGCGCCGATCGCGCAAGGCGGCACCAATGTCTCCGGCGGGCAGCGCCAGCGCCTCGCGATCGCCAGGACCCTGGTGCAGCGGCCCGAGATCTACCTCTTCGACGACTCCTTCTCGGCACTGGACTACGCGACGGACGCGGCGCTGCGCGGGGCGCTGGCGCGCGAGACCGCCGAGGCGACGGTGGTGATAGTCGCGCAGCGGGTGTCGACCATCCGCGACGCCGACCGCATCGTGGTCCTGGACGAGGGGCAGGTCGTGGGGACCGGCAGCCATCACGAGCTGATGGAGAGCAATGAGACCTATCGGGAGATCGTGCTCTCGCAGCTGACGGAGGCTGAGGCCGCATGA
- a CDS encoding FGGY family carbohydrate kinase has translation MGIVAGLDSSSAFTRIVVCDADTGAVLRQGYAPHPVEAKATEIDPQVWLLSLGEAAAGGLLEGVQAIGVSAQQHGLLTLDAQGNLVRPALLGNDKRAQAAAADLIDALGGRQAWAEAVGSVPQSAQPVAKLRWMARSEPEAAQQVASVMQPHDWLVWQLLGRPARRTTDRGGASGTGFWSAGTGSYRPDLVEMALGHQCALPEVLGPADAAGTTPEGLLISAGTGETMAAAFGLGVGVGDAVVSLGASGSVMAVHHQALADPGGMITSFADATGMHLPVVHTLNAVRALRGTAELLGLEDLDELSAMAMKSTPGSSGLVMLPYLEGERTPQLPHTAGTLSGLRRESMKPEHLARAAFEGMLCSLADAMDVLRGRGVEVRRVFLLGGAAELPAVQTAAPAIFGAQVVVPQPADYAALGAARQAAWALGVSQGTLSPAAPPAWQGAAAQVFEPGEELAVGQAVRQQYGATRDQIHPGAFNPTS, from the coding sequence ATGGGGATAGTCGCCGGCTTGGACAGTTCGTCTGCATTCACGCGCATCGTCGTCTGTGACGCGGACACGGGTGCCGTGCTGCGCCAGGGGTACGCGCCGCACCCCGTCGAGGCGAAGGCCACCGAGATCGATCCGCAGGTATGGCTGCTCTCGCTCGGCGAGGCCGCGGCCGGCGGGCTGCTCGAAGGTGTGCAGGCCATCGGCGTCTCCGCGCAGCAGCACGGTCTGCTGACGCTGGACGCACAGGGCAATCTCGTACGTCCCGCGCTGCTCGGCAATGACAAGCGGGCGCAGGCCGCCGCGGCGGATCTGATCGACGCGCTCGGCGGGCGGCAGGCCTGGGCCGAGGCTGTCGGCTCGGTGCCGCAGTCCGCACAACCGGTGGCGAAGCTGCGCTGGATGGCGCGTTCCGAGCCCGAGGCGGCGCAGCAAGTCGCGTCCGTCATGCAGCCGCACGACTGGCTGGTGTGGCAGCTGCTCGGCCGGCCGGCCCGCAGGACCACGGACCGCGGCGGCGCTTCCGGCACCGGTTTCTGGTCGGCGGGCACCGGCTCGTACCGGCCCGACCTGGTGGAGATGGCGCTCGGGCACCAGTGCGCGCTGCCCGAGGTGCTCGGTCCGGCCGATGCCGCCGGTACGACGCCCGAGGGGCTGCTGATCTCCGCCGGGACCGGCGAGACGATGGCGGCGGCCTTCGGGCTTGGCGTCGGGGTCGGCGACGCGGTGGTGTCGCTGGGGGCCTCTGGCTCCGTGATGGCCGTGCACCACCAGGCACTGGCCGATCCTGGCGGGATGATTACGTCGTTCGCCGATGCCACCGGGATGCATCTGCCGGTGGTGCACACGCTCAATGCCGTACGGGCGCTGCGCGGCACGGCCGAGCTGCTGGGCCTGGAGGATCTCGACGAGCTCTCCGCGATGGCAATGAAGTCGACGCCCGGTTCGTCCGGGCTTGTGATGCTGCCGTATCTGGAGGGCGAGCGCACTCCGCAACTGCCGCACACCGCCGGGACGCTGAGCGGTCTGCGCCGCGAGTCGATGAAGCCCGAGCATCTGGCGCGGGCCGCCTTCGAGGGCATGCTCTGCTCGCTCGCGGACGCCATGGACGTGCTGCGCGGGCGCGGGGTCGAGGTGCGCAGGGTGTTTCTGCTGGGTGGCGCCGCCGAGCTGCCCGCCGTACAGACCGCGGCGCCCGCGATCTTCGGGGCGCAGGTCGTCGTGCCGCAGCCCGCCGACTACGCGGCGCTGGGCGCGGCCCGGCAGGCCGCGTGGGCGCTCGGGGTCTCGCAGGGGACGCTGTCGCCGGCCGCTCCGCCGGCCTGGCAGGGCGCCGCGGCTCAGGTTTTTGAGCCGGGCGAGGAACTGGCGGTGGGTCAGGCGGTGCGCCAGCAGTACGGCGCGACGCGGGATCAGATCCACCCCGGGGCGTTCAACCCGACATCTTGA
- a CDS encoding YtxH domain-containing protein codes for MRYKLTFLAGLALGYVIGTRAGRERYEQLKKSVREISQNPAVRNAAESAAHNSREVAGKAFHAVSEKVGDRVPDSVAERVRSLRERSASGEDDWGTSNT; via the coding sequence ATGCGGTACAAGCTCACGTTCCTCGCCGGACTGGCCCTCGGCTACGTGATCGGCACGCGAGCCGGGCGCGAGCGCTACGAGCAGCTCAAGAAGTCCGTTCGCGAGATCTCCCAGAATCCTGCCGTGCGCAATGCCGCGGAGTCCGCGGCCCACAACAGCCGCGAGGTCGCGGGCAAGGCCTTCCACGCGGTGAGCGAGAAGGTCGGGGACCGGGTGCCCGACTCGGTGGCCGAGCGGGTGCGGTCCCTGCGGGAGCGGAGCGCGAGCGGTGAGGACGACTGGGGCACCAGTAATACGTGA
- a CDS encoding type II toxin-antitoxin system VapB family antitoxin, whose product MSVTQIDLDDEALAEAMRLMGVTTKKETVNAALRDYVARIRRLEAAEKLAERGERGEFEEAAAAYDAAKRARRAAFE is encoded by the coding sequence ATGTCCGTTACCCAGATCGACCTTGATGACGAGGCGCTGGCCGAGGCGATGCGCCTGATGGGCGTGACGACCAAGAAGGAGACCGTCAACGCGGCTCTGCGGGACTATGTGGCTCGCATCAGGAGGCTTGAGGCCGCGGAGAAGTTGGCTGAGCGGGGCGAGCGCGGCGAGTTCGAGGAGGCCGCAGCTGCGTACGACGCTGCCAAGCGCGCGCGTCGGGCGGCCTTTGAGTGA
- a CDS encoding PIN domain nuclease, translating into MITYLVDTSALWHLFRTPGAMRPWEGHIAAGVLRICEPTRTEFLYSATSPSHRDELAGELDALCQLSPVPKSAWRWVDTAQYKLTQRGQHRAAGAIDLLVCATAVHHGHTVLHVDNDFATVATVLKEVQQRDVRA; encoded by the coding sequence GTGATCACGTATCTCGTAGACACCTCTGCGCTGTGGCATCTGTTCCGTACCCCAGGGGCGATGCGCCCCTGGGAGGGGCACATCGCCGCCGGGGTGTTGCGTATCTGCGAGCCCACGCGCACCGAATTTCTGTACTCGGCCACCAGCCCGTCGCATCGCGACGAGTTGGCCGGGGAGCTGGATGCTCTGTGCCAGCTTTCGCCGGTCCCGAAGAGCGCGTGGCGCTGGGTGGACACCGCCCAGTACAAGCTCACCCAGCGCGGACAGCACCGTGCTGCAGGAGCCATCGATCTCCTGGTGTGCGCGACGGCGGTCCACCACGGTCACACCGTGCTCCATGTGGACAATGACTTCGCCACTGTGGCCACGGTCCTCAAGGAAGTGCAGCAGCGCGACGTCCGCGCCTGA
- a CDS encoding DUF6177 family protein: MTATCAPSRCWCAEHTAGKVERLLGAEAVGAPAAPLWWTEARASTAIPEAEGLAGSFAGRLTTVLGGATWPPDAAQTAVVPINSDITALPAADDALPTVDVLTSSTAVVLSERPLVAMTTWLSEILSVCTESEKALHIVTPSHARLTMATRTALKGAPNRWVVQDEECGYYDGLSGAVLRWHDGTFAPVHTSAGATAVASAFTQGTETDGRQLILSFSTWHAPNEHLVLGRALEAAWQALTGSPPAGWSTAEPISLPWSTRQLTDFARARAPRPTWLLAVGAPGRPAIATLRIIRTKDGIEEEITLVTGYGPDEDLPLVAIEPLAESLATQHGLTSMIASLRPARRDLTVPPHSEAPPIPVSFTLGPDSVSDVGLPHARRPPLNLRPVELGPDSRPGLHYHLGDGTDAQAWDTLQLLTRHLHTR, from the coding sequence GTGACGGCGACATGCGCGCCTTCGAGGTGCTGGTGCGCCGAACACACCGCCGGGAAGGTCGAACGGCTGCTGGGCGCCGAGGCGGTAGGAGCACCCGCGGCTCCGCTGTGGTGGACGGAGGCCCGCGCGTCCACCGCCATCCCCGAGGCCGAAGGCCTGGCCGGATCGTTCGCCGGCCGGCTCACGACCGTGCTCGGCGGCGCCACCTGGCCTCCGGATGCCGCACAGACCGCCGTCGTACCCATCAACTCGGACATCACCGCGCTGCCGGCGGCCGACGACGCCCTGCCCACTGTGGACGTACTCACCAGCTCCACCGCCGTGGTCCTCTCCGAGCGACCACTGGTCGCCATGACCACGTGGCTCTCCGAGATTCTGAGCGTGTGCACCGAGAGCGAAAAGGCGCTGCACATCGTCACCCCGTCACATGCCCGGCTCACCATGGCCACCCGCACCGCGCTGAAAGGCGCGCCGAACCGCTGGGTCGTTCAGGACGAGGAGTGTGGCTACTACGACGGCCTCTCCGGCGCCGTACTGCGCTGGCATGACGGCACGTTCGCCCCGGTCCACACCAGCGCCGGTGCCACAGCCGTCGCCTCGGCCTTCACACAAGGCACCGAGACAGATGGACGGCAGCTGATCCTCTCCTTCAGCACCTGGCACGCCCCCAACGAGCATCTCGTCCTCGGCCGTGCACTGGAAGCCGCCTGGCAGGCACTCACCGGCTCTCCGCCGGCCGGCTGGAGCACCGCCGAGCCGATCAGCCTTCCCTGGTCCACCCGCCAGTTGACGGACTTCGCACGTGCTCGCGCCCCCCGACCAACGTGGCTCCTCGCAGTCGGCGCCCCTGGCCGCCCGGCCATCGCCACCCTGCGGATCATCCGGACCAAGGACGGCATCGAGGAGGAGATCACGCTCGTCACAGGTTACGGCCCCGACGAAGACCTGCCGCTGGTCGCGATCGAGCCCCTCGCAGAGTCGCTCGCCACCCAACACGGCCTGACGTCCATGATCGCGTCCTTGCGCCCAGCACGCCGTGACCTGACCGTCCCTCCCCATTCGGAGGCACCGCCGATCCCAGTCTCCTTCACACTCGGGCCCGACAGCGTCAGCGACGTCGGCCTCCCCCACGCCCGCCGCCCACCGCTGAACCTCCGCCCAGTTGAGCTCGGTCCCGACAGCCGCCCCGGACTGCACTACCACCTCGGCGATGGCACCGACGCACAGGCCTGGGACACACTCCAGCTGCTCACACGTCACCTCCACACTCGATAA
- a CDS encoding acyl-CoA desaturase, whose product MTTRAPVRPPPSQASGSDFARLSKEIADAGLMGRRSGYYTARIATVGALYTGGWVAFVLIGASWWTLAVAVLLALVFGQVALLAHDVAHRQVFRLRKASERFGRIAGNAGIGMGYGWWQDKHTRHHANPNHETLDPDLIPDLLVWSQQQAHAAKGLPRLIGRSQAFLFFPLLTLEGFNLHVMGVKALASRSLKHRAQEGTLLFAHFALFLTALFLVLPPGMAIAFLAVHQGLFGLYLGSIFAPNHKGMPILTGEDRPDFLRRQVLTSRNVRGGRFTDIALGGLNHQIEHHLFPSMPTPHLRDARPIVRRYCEELGVPYLETGLIASYRQALTSLHQAGIPIRDARHRSANASSGLS is encoded by the coding sequence ATGACAACTCGCGCTCCCGTTCGTCCGCCGCCCTCCCAGGCGTCCGGCAGTGACTTCGCCAGACTGTCGAAGGAGATCGCCGACGCGGGGCTGATGGGCCGCCGATCCGGCTACTACACGGCACGGATCGCGACGGTGGGCGCGCTCTACACCGGCGGCTGGGTCGCTTTCGTGCTCATCGGGGCCAGCTGGTGGACGCTGGCCGTGGCCGTCCTGCTCGCCCTGGTCTTCGGCCAGGTCGCCCTCCTGGCTCACGACGTGGCTCATCGACAGGTATTCCGGCTTCGCAAGGCCAGCGAGCGGTTCGGCCGGATCGCCGGGAACGCCGGGATCGGGATGGGCTACGGCTGGTGGCAGGACAAGCACACCCGCCACCACGCCAATCCCAACCACGAAACCCTCGACCCCGACCTGATCCCCGACCTGCTGGTCTGGTCCCAGCAGCAGGCCCACGCCGCTAAGGGCCTTCCCAGGCTCATCGGCCGCTCCCAGGCCTTCCTCTTCTTTCCTCTTCTCACGCTGGAGGGCTTCAACCTGCATGTGATGGGCGTGAAGGCCCTGGCCAGCCGCTCGCTAAAACACCGCGCCCAAGAAGGCACCCTGCTCTTTGCCCACTTCGCGCTCTTTCTCACTGCACTGTTCCTCGTGCTGCCGCCAGGTATGGCCATCGCCTTCCTCGCCGTTCACCAGGGCCTGTTCGGCCTCTACCTCGGCTCCATCTTCGCCCCCAACCACAAGGGCATGCCGATTCTGACCGGCGAAGACCGCCCCGACTTCCTCCGCCGTCAGGTCCTCACCTCACGCAACGTGCGCGGTGGCCGATTCACCGACATCGCGCTGGGCGGTCTCAACCACCAGATCGAACACCACCTGTTCCCCAGCATGCCCACCCCCCATCTCCGCGACGCCCGCCCCATCGTCCGCCGCTACTGCGAGGAACTAGGCGTCCCCTACCTCGAGACCGGCCTCATCGCCTCCTACCGGCAAGCCCTCACAAGCCTCCACCAGGCAGGTATCCCCATCCGCGACGCGCGCCACCGCTCAGCCAATGCCTCATCCGGCCTGAGCTGA
- a CDS encoding DUF6131 family protein: protein MIILGVILLVIGLLAGIGILWTIGIILVAIGVLLWILGAVGHAVGGRRHYW from the coding sequence ATGATCATCCTCGGAGTCATTCTTCTCGTCATTGGCCTCTTGGCCGGCATCGGTATTCTCTGGACCATCGGGATCATCCTGGTCGCGATCGGGGTTCTGCTGTGGATTCTGGGAGCGGTAGGACACGCGGTGGGCGGACGACGGCACTACTGGTAG
- a CDS encoding peptidoglycan-binding domain-containing protein, producing the protein MTEVHARPQAHTDTVTGADDHALRPRRSRVLLVSIAVVLTAGTVAAVVLRDRPGDEPPARLSETATTPVTRGDLAATDKLDGTLEYADEVYLPNRLTGTVTWVVRPGETVSRGGVLYRVDEKPVVLLYGKIPAYRAFGPDMSDGGDVRQLESNLAAFGYSGFTVDEEFTDNTADAVKRWQRDLGLPKTGRLELGRVLFAPQSVRAGAADRKPGDETQSGSPVLATTKAERAVTVKAKMSQQQLLPVGKRVLVTLPGRDKPVAGKVTSVGTVVGGGGGDDDKNKGGGGNGGDGGGDGGGGGKDPEGGDQTVVVKIALLDQKAPGTLTYAPVRIEVESERRQGVLSVPVAALLALREGGYGVQVVKGDTTRIIQVTTGMFSGGRVEVSGTGITEGLKVGMPAL; encoded by the coding sequence ATGACCGAAGTCCACGCTCGGCCCCAGGCACACACCGACACCGTGACCGGGGCCGACGACCACGCCCTCCGCCCGCGGCGCTCCCGCGTGCTGCTGGTCTCCATCGCCGTCGTACTCACCGCAGGCACGGTCGCCGCCGTGGTGCTCCGCGACCGGCCGGGCGACGAGCCGCCGGCCCGGCTCTCGGAGACCGCGACCACACCGGTCACCCGGGGCGACCTGGCCGCGACGGACAAGCTCGACGGGACACTGGAGTACGCGGACGAGGTGTATCTGCCCAACCGCCTCACCGGCACCGTGACCTGGGTGGTCCGCCCCGGCGAGACGGTCTCCCGCGGCGGCGTCCTCTACCGAGTCGACGAGAAACCTGTGGTGCTCCTGTACGGAAAGATCCCGGCCTACCGCGCCTTCGGACCGGACATGTCCGACGGAGGCGACGTACGCCAGCTGGAGAGCAACCTCGCCGCCTTCGGCTACAGCGGCTTCACCGTGGACGAGGAGTTCACCGACAACACGGCCGACGCGGTGAAACGCTGGCAGCGCGACCTCGGTCTGCCGAAGACCGGAAGGCTCGAACTCGGCCGTGTCCTGTTCGCGCCGCAGTCCGTCCGGGCGGGTGCGGCCGACCGCAAACCCGGTGACGAGACGCAGAGCGGCAGCCCCGTCCTGGCCACGACCAAGGCCGAACGGGCCGTGACCGTGAAGGCCAAGATGTCCCAGCAGCAGCTGCTGCCCGTGGGCAAGAGGGTGCTGGTCACTCTCCCCGGCCGCGACAAACCCGTCGCCGGCAAGGTCACCTCGGTCGGCACGGTGGTGGGCGGCGGGGGAGGCGACGACGACAAGAACAAAGGCGGCGGCGGGAACGGCGGCGACGGAGGCGGCGACGGAGGCGGCGGCGGGAAGGACCCCGAGGGTGGCGACCAGACCGTCGTCGTAAAGATCGCCCTCCTCGACCAGAAGGCCCCGGGCACCCTCACCTACGCCCCGGTCCGTATCGAGGTCGAGAGCGAACGGCGCCAGGGCGTCCTGTCCGTACCCGTCGCCGCGCTGCTCGCCCTGCGGGAAGGCGGATACGGCGTCCAGGTCGTCAAGGGCGACACCACACGCATCATCCAGGTCACCACCGGGATGTTCAGCGGAGGCAGGGTCGAGGTGTCGGGAACCGGAATCACCGAGGGACTCAAGGTCGGGATGCCCGCGCTGTGA
- a CDS encoding ABC transporter ATP-binding protein yields MIEVNEPAAGSAPPTDPVIELTGVTRSYPGSPPVHAVRDLSLRVLPGELLAVVGPSGSGKSTLLNLMGTLDRPTDGRVAIAGYAVDRLSDRELSALRAEHIGFVFQQFFLTAGVSAVDNVAEGLLYAGLSRRARTAAAVESLRRVGLGHRLRHRPHELSGGERQRVALARAVAGRPSLLLADEPTGSLDSASGASVVELLRELNADGTTIVVITHDTELAARLPRRVTMHDGRMVEDGGRPAPDGGHRPPDGGRTAPGATAGTAPGTAQEAAR; encoded by the coding sequence ATCATTGAGGTGAATGAACCGGCCGCCGGGTCGGCACCGCCCACCGATCCCGTCATCGAGCTCACCGGGGTGACCCGCAGTTACCCCGGGAGCCCGCCCGTCCACGCCGTCCGCGACCTGTCGCTGCGCGTCCTGCCGGGCGAACTGCTCGCCGTGGTCGGCCCTTCGGGATCCGGGAAATCGACCCTGCTCAACCTGATGGGCACCCTCGACCGGCCCACCGATGGCCGCGTCGCCATCGCGGGCTACGCCGTGGACCGGCTGTCCGACCGCGAACTCTCGGCGCTCCGGGCGGAGCACATCGGCTTCGTCTTCCAGCAGTTCTTCCTTACCGCCGGGGTCAGCGCGGTCGACAACGTGGCCGAGGGGCTCTTGTACGCCGGGCTGTCCCGGCGCGCCAGGACCGCGGCCGCCGTCGAGAGCCTGCGCCGGGTCGGCCTCGGCCACCGGCTGCGGCACCGCCCGCACGAGCTGTCCGGCGGAGAGCGGCAGCGGGTCGCCCTGGCCCGCGCGGTGGCAGGCCGGCCCTCCCTGCTCCTCGCGGACGAACCCACCGGGTCCCTCGACAGCGCGTCAGGGGCGAGCGTCGTCGAACTGCTGCGGGAGCTCAACGCCGACGGCACCACGATCGTCGTCATCACCCACGACACGGAACTCGCCGCCCGGCTGCCGCGCAGGGTGACCATGCACGACGGGCGGATGGTCGAGGACGGCGGTCGCCCCGCGCCCGACGGCGGTCATCGCCCGCCCGACGGTGGCCGTACCGCCCCAGGTGCGACCGCCGGTACCGCCCCCGGCACCGCGCAGGAGGCCGCCCGATGA
- a CDS encoding ABC transporter permease, whose product MTPSRPALRPARLGPLDVLRLSLSGLRAKPMRAVFSAAGISIGIAAMVAVMGISTSSRAELQATLDTLGTNLLHVEAGESLTGGAAKLPTGVTGMVRRVPPVTDASAVGTVDAKVYRSDLIPKEETNALEVAATHPDLLATLGVRTSSGVWLNQATGRYPAVVLGSAAARRLGVVRADPDVQILIGGRSFTVIGILEPVVLAPELNSSALVGFKAAQQNLGFDGHPTAVYLRAEEHAVTDVRNVLARTVNPEQPDAVRVARPSDALAAKLAAEEAFTGLLLGIGAVALLVGGIGVANTMVIAVLERRGEIGLRRALGATRGQVRNQFFTESLVLSGLGGCGGAVLGLLITIGYAEHRGWPVALPTTAVLAAAAGTLVIGAVAGLYPAMRAARVSPTVALASS is encoded by the coding sequence ATGACACCCTCCCGACCTGCGCTGCGCCCGGCCCGCCTCGGACCGCTCGACGTCCTGCGGCTGAGCCTGTCCGGGCTGCGCGCGAAACCCATGCGCGCCGTGTTCTCGGCGGCCGGGATCTCCATCGGTATCGCCGCGATGGTGGCCGTGATGGGCATCTCCACGTCCAGCCGCGCGGAGCTCCAGGCCACCCTCGACACACTGGGGACCAATCTGCTGCACGTCGAAGCGGGGGAGTCCCTGACCGGCGGTGCGGCGAAGCTGCCCACCGGGGTGACCGGGATGGTGCGCCGGGTGCCACCGGTGACCGATGCGAGTGCCGTCGGGACGGTCGACGCCAAGGTGTACCGCTCGGACCTGATCCCGAAGGAGGAGACAAACGCCCTGGAGGTCGCCGCGACCCACCCCGACCTCCTGGCCACCCTGGGCGTACGTACGTCGAGTGGAGTCTGGCTCAACCAGGCCACGGGCAGGTATCCGGCGGTCGTGCTCGGCTCCGCCGCCGCCCGCAGGCTGGGCGTCGTCCGCGCTGATCCGGATGTCCAGATACTGATCGGCGGTCGTTCCTTCACGGTGATCGGCATCCTGGAACCGGTCGTGCTCGCACCCGAGCTGAACAGCTCGGCGCTGGTCGGGTTCAAGGCCGCGCAGCAGAACCTGGGCTTCGACGGGCACCCTACGGCCGTCTACCTCCGGGCCGAGGAGCACGCGGTGACCGACGTCCGCAATGTGCTGGCCCGTACGGTCAATCCGGAACAGCCCGACGCGGTACGGGTCGCCCGGCCGTCGGACGCGCTGGCGGCGAAGCTAGCCGCCGAGGAGGCGTTCACCGGGCTGCTGCTCGGTATCGGAGCGGTCGCCCTGCTCGTCGGCGGCATCGGTGTCGCCAACACAATGGTCATCGCGGTGCTGGAACGACGTGGCGAGATCGGACTGCGCAGGGCACTCGGTGCCACCCGGGGCCAGGTCCGCAACCAGTTCTTCACCGAATCCCTGGTGCTGTCCGGGCTCGGGGGCTGCGGTGGCGCGGTCCTCGGACTGCTGATCACCATCGGGTACGCGGAGCACCGGGGCTGGCCGGTCGCCCTGCCGACGACCGCCGTGCTGGCAGCAGCGGCGGGCACTCTGGTCATCGGGGCCGTGGCCGGGCTGTATCCGGCGATGCGCGCGGCGCGGGTCTCTCCGACGGTGGCCCTCGCCTCGAGCTGA